Proteins from one uncultured Anaeromusa sp. genomic window:
- a CDS encoding HDOD domain-containing protein translates to MNCRKTQEQQEQIHIARQPIFDMQRQVYGYELLFRRTLQNTYDGTDPDQATLDVVTNSFLLFGIDSLTRGKLAFINFTANNLLTKLPAMLPREQVAVEILEDVKPDEEVLRRCRELKSAGYMLVLDDFVYKKERLPLVELADIVKIDFRATSAAERQQWQDFLTPYDLRLLAEKVETEEEFQEARAAGYTYVQGYYFSKPALVSGNALPACKANHFKLLQEFSRSDLEFGQIEAVLRKDVSLSYNLLKFINSALFGFRQPIRSLRQAMVLLGHKELSKWGALVALKDMGVDKPGELILSSLVRARFGEQLAMHCVGKVCTADAFLLGLFSHLDALLDRPLADILSEIPVKEEIKRAFNEEAEGVLSLLYNLMQKYEQGQWQSAAAYAKKIELSEGQVLLGYREALNWAQDVFTGNC, encoded by the coding sequence ATGAATTGTAGAAAAACGCAAGAACAGCAAGAACAGATACATATTGCCAGGCAGCCTATTTTTGATATGCAGCGGCAGGTATATGGTTATGAGTTGTTATTTCGTCGTACTTTGCAGAATACATACGATGGTACGGATCCAGACCAAGCTACATTGGATGTAGTGACGAACAGTTTTTTATTGTTCGGAATTGATTCTTTAACGCGGGGCAAGCTCGCATTTATTAATTTTACGGCCAACAACTTGTTGACGAAGCTGCCTGCGATGCTGCCGCGTGAGCAAGTGGCGGTGGAAATTTTAGAAGATGTAAAACCGGATGAAGAGGTGCTGCGGCGTTGCCGCGAACTTAAAAGCGCCGGCTATATGCTGGTATTGGATGATTTTGTTTACAAAAAAGAACGATTGCCGTTGGTGGAACTGGCGGATATCGTAAAAATCGATTTTCGGGCTACTTCTGCGGCGGAGCGCCAGCAATGGCAGGATTTTTTAACTCCCTACGACCTTCGCCTTTTGGCGGAGAAAGTAGAAACGGAGGAAGAATTCCAGGAAGCTAGGGCTGCAGGCTATACATATGTTCAGGGGTATTATTTTTCCAAGCCGGCGTTGGTTTCCGGTAATGCGTTGCCGGCGTGTAAAGCGAATCATTTTAAGCTTCTTCAAGAATTTAGCCGGTCTGATTTGGAATTTGGCCAAATTGAAGCGGTTTTGCGCAAAGACGTATCTCTGTCGTACAATTTGCTGAAATTTATCAATTCGGCTCTATTCGGTTTTCGCCAGCCGATTCGCTCGTTGCGTCAGGCTATGGTCTTATTGGGCCATAAAGAGTTGAGCAAGTGGGGCGCTCTTGTAGCGTTGAAAGACATGGGCGTGGACAAGCCAGGAGAACTGATTTTGTCTTCGTTGGTGCGTGCGCGTTTTGGGGAGCAATTGGCCATGCACTGTGTCGGCAAAGTTTGCACGGCCGATGCATTTTTATTGGGCTTGTTTTCTCACTTAGATGCGTTATTGGACCGACCATTGGCTGATATATTGTCGGAAATACCAGTCAAAGAGGAAATCAAAAGAGCTTTTAACGAAGAAGCGGAAGGCGTGTTAAGCCTATTGTATAATTTGATGCAAAAATACGAGCAAGGTCAGTGGCAGAGCGCCGCTGCCTACGCCAAAAAAATAGAGTTATCAGAAGGCCAGGTTCTCTTGGGATACCGGGAAGCGTTGAATTGGGCGCAGGATGTGTTCACAGGCAACTGTTAA
- a CDS encoding UPF0158 family protein yields the protein MMTGCVSVFLDHIIVALLAPDTADYCQYLDLASGRVLVLGAKEKKQTGLSECCEEGWSLVEQEPERFIPLSPLAPQQVTPWYGEFAQACCQGVQRQELLQLLEGSGFLARFYDALACDDLLRESWRQFETEKVRAYFLTLVPAAVAVEFCDFTAQKEEALNVFG from the coding sequence ATGATGACCGGATGTGTTTCTGTCTTTTTGGATCATATAATTGTCGCCTTATTAGCCCCGGATACTGCCGATTATTGTCAGTATCTGGATTTGGCTTCTGGCAGAGTGTTGGTATTGGGCGCCAAAGAAAAGAAGCAAACGGGGCTAAGTGAGTGTTGTGAAGAAGGCTGGTCTTTGGTGGAACAGGAGCCAGAGCGGTTTATTCCATTGAGCCCTCTTGCGCCGCAGCAAGTGACTCCATGGTATGGAGAGTTTGCGCAGGCGTGTTGTCAGGGAGTGCAACGGCAAGAACTGTTGCAATTACTGGAAGGCAGCGGTTTTTTAGCTCGCTTTTACGACGCGCTGGCTTGTGATGATTTGCTGCGTGAGAGCTGGCGGCAGTTTGAAACGGAAAAAGTCCGCGCTTATTTTTTGACGTTGGTACCTGCAGCGGTGGCGGTAGAGTTTTGTGATTTTACAGCGCAAAAAGAAGAGGCGTTGAATGTTTTTGGTTAG
- a CDS encoding FlxA-like family protein: protein MAITALSNNTTSPSGQHGNPQLQALERQKQQLMDQRQKIQAGNDDPLSKQEKIKTLTEQISQLDAQIQQFTAEDRQKQTESTQKEAPALRKKEVLAHEGVAVSDSLTQLMTLQKNMTDLHQLQSRLTGEIAVSSSEIANSLRTGGSIKYQSEAMMKAAGGLGRVEAKLGKLSQDISKNIAADSAASRKPDDDATPTDAKADSAADSPENSGDKDASKKRHPIDLLV, encoded by the coding sequence ATGGCGATTACGGCCCTTTCCAATAACACTACTTCCCCGTCCGGACAACATGGAAACCCCCAACTGCAGGCTTTAGAACGTCAAAAGCAACAGCTTATGGATCAACGGCAAAAAATTCAAGCCGGCAATGATGATCCTTTAAGCAAGCAGGAAAAAATCAAAACGCTGACCGAGCAAATCAGCCAACTCGATGCGCAAATACAACAGTTTACTGCAGAAGATCGACAAAAGCAAACGGAATCGACTCAAAAGGAAGCCCCAGCTCTCAGAAAAAAAGAAGTGCTCGCTCACGAAGGAGTTGCTGTATCCGACAGTTTAACCCAATTAATGACCCTGCAGAAAAACATGACCGACCTGCATCAATTACAAAGCCGCCTAACCGGTGAGATTGCGGTCTCCAGCAGCGAGATTGCCAACAGTCTTCGAACGGGAGGCAGCATCAAATATCAGTCCGAAGCTATGATGAAAGCTGCCGGCGGTTTAGGCCGGGTTGAAGCCAAGCTCGGTAAGCTGTCCCAGGATATCAGTAAAAATATCGCTGCCGACTCTGCCGCTTCACGAAAGCCGGACGATGACGCGACTCCTACGGACGCAAAAGCTGACTCAGCGGCAGACTCTCCGGAAAACTCCGGGGATAAAGACGCTTCCAAAAAAAGACACCCTATTGACCTTCTCGTATAA
- a CDS encoding universal stress protein, whose translation MEITYKKILAPIDGSQNSFAALAHAVALAKTSGAELHILYVMALSQQLPLASQISGCKIPLYTVDKPEAFAKTIIDAAVASVPETVNIKTHVETGAPTIVIKEFAEQHKVDMIVIGSRGLGAISGLILGSVSGYVVHQAKCPVLVVK comes from the coding sequence ATGGAAATAACGTATAAAAAAATCCTGGCGCCGATTGATGGCTCCCAAAACTCTTTTGCCGCTCTGGCTCATGCGGTTGCTTTGGCGAAAACGAGCGGAGCGGAGCTGCATATCTTGTATGTAATGGCGTTGTCACAGCAATTGCCGCTGGCGTCGCAGATTTCCGGCTGCAAAATCCCTCTTTACACCGTAGATAAACCGGAAGCTTTTGCTAAAACGATTATTGACGCCGCCGTAGCGAGCGTGCCGGAAACGGTGAATATCAAAACACATGTGGAGACCGGCGCCCCGACCATTGTCATTAAAGAATTTGCAGAACAGCACAAGGTCGATATGATTGTCATTGGCAGTCGAGGACTGGGAGCTATTTCCGGCTTGATTCTGGGCAGCGTCAGCGGCTATGTGGTACATCAGGCCAAGTGTCCGGTATTGGTGGTTAAATAA
- a CDS encoding TetR/AcrR family transcriptional regulator, whose protein sequence is MARIAQDPEVRRREILDAAEKLFEQKGFQRTTISDIAQAMNVAQGMLYYYFKSKEELLGVLVHRQAMAVMAEVRRQPGFANGTPTRKIELMQSALFSSACSPDAVLLRALFDERNAHIRDRVNRQIEESISECLKEIIEEGVQDGSFKVADTEAVLNFILKFGEVMIEAMQAKLSRQQVVVRLRLAEQLLETLLGLKPKTMRLTLSL, encoded by the coding sequence ATGGCTAGAATTGCGCAAGATCCGGAAGTGCGCCGCCGCGAGATCTTAGATGCCGCGGAAAAATTGTTTGAACAGAAAGGATTTCAGCGTACTACCATCAGCGATATTGCTCAGGCTATGAACGTCGCCCAAGGAATGCTCTATTATTACTTTAAATCCAAAGAGGAGCTGTTGGGGGTGCTGGTTCACCGCCAGGCAATGGCTGTCATGGCGGAAGTGCGGCGGCAGCCTGGTTTTGCGAACGGAACGCCAACGCGAAAAATAGAGCTAATGCAGTCGGCGCTGTTTTCCAGCGCGTGCTCTCCGGACGCTGTACTGTTGCGAGCTTTGTTTGACGAGCGCAACGCTCACATTCGGGACCGGGTCAATCGGCAGATAGAAGAGTCTATCAGCGAATGTCTGAAGGAGATCATTGAGGAGGGCGTTCAAGATGGTTCTTTCAAAGTGGCGGACACGGAAGCGGTTTTGAACTTTATTCTGAAATTCGGCGAAGTGATGATTGAGGCCATGCAGGCTAAACTTTCTCGCCAGCAAGTGGTGGTGCGTCTGCGCTTGGCAGAGCAACTGCTGGAAACGCTTTTGGGGTTGAAGCCGAAGACGATGCGCCTTACGTTGAGTCTGTAA
- a CDS encoding TolC family protein, with translation MKIERPAWAKKAVLLGAALALWSSTAAAEPTALTLEESISLAMARNPVLRIAAANEEKAVGAVGEAQAAKGISVDYTHTEMRSTAPLSWMSTMAAISPYNYFSNKISASVPLYTGGKLESVIAQAKLGQQVSALEVQAVRQQLQLDTTVEYYEVLRSGKLLDVARQTEGDFAGHLKQVRQMYDEGVVAWRDVLQTKVRLANAENSRVQAENAYQLSQYALNKRIGLPLHGELKLQEPAAKELPQETMAAYVEHGVAKRPEMAQSQAGVVVAKEKIKEAKSSKQPSLALTGSTAWDDNEAFGGKNRDWTAMLIVQLNLFDSGAAQAKLKQAKAGEAAAREEERQTKDAISLEISDAHLRVQEALKRIEATRTAVEEAQTNFNISRESYAAGVGTNLDVMDAEVALQQAQTNYIQASYDLQISRARLEKAIGPQK, from the coding sequence GTGAAAATAGAAAGGCCTGCGTGGGCAAAAAAAGCCGTCCTTTTGGGCGCGGCGCTGGCGTTGTGGAGCAGTACCGCAGCGGCAGAACCTACGGCGTTAACGCTGGAAGAAAGTATTTCTCTGGCGATGGCGCGTAATCCGGTTCTGCGCATTGCTGCGGCGAATGAGGAGAAAGCGGTTGGGGCCGTGGGGGAAGCACAGGCTGCCAAAGGAATCAGCGTTGATTATACGCATACGGAAATGCGCTCTACGGCGCCGCTTTCCTGGATGTCGACGATGGCTGCCATTTCTCCTTACAACTATTTCAGTAACAAAATCAGCGCCAGTGTGCCTTTGTATACGGGGGGCAAGCTCGAGAGCGTCATCGCCCAGGCCAAACTGGGACAGCAGGTATCCGCCTTGGAAGTGCAGGCGGTACGGCAGCAATTGCAGCTCGATACGACGGTGGAGTACTATGAGGTGCTGCGCAGCGGCAAACTCTTAGACGTAGCCCGGCAAACGGAGGGCGATTTTGCCGGGCATTTGAAGCAGGTGCGTCAAATGTATGACGAAGGCGTTGTTGCCTGGCGGGATGTGCTGCAGACCAAGGTGCGTCTGGCCAATGCCGAAAACAGCCGCGTCCAGGCGGAAAACGCCTATCAACTTTCCCAATATGCGCTGAATAAGCGCATCGGTTTACCGCTTCATGGCGAATTGAAGCTGCAAGAGCCTGCGGCCAAAGAACTGCCGCAGGAAACTATGGCGGCTTATGTGGAGCATGGCGTTGCCAAAAGGCCGGAAATGGCGCAAAGCCAGGCTGGCGTCGTCGTGGCTAAGGAGAAGATCAAGGAAGCCAAGAGCAGCAAGCAGCCAAGCTTGGCCCTCACCGGCAGCACCGCCTGGGATGATAATGAAGCCTTTGGCGGCAAGAATCGCGACTGGACGGCCATGCTGATTGTGCAGCTGAATCTTTTTGATTCCGGAGCTGCCCAGGCCAAGCTCAAGCAGGCTAAAGCCGGCGAAGCGGCGGCGAGGGAAGAAGAACGACAAACCAAAGACGCTATTTCGCTGGAAATCAGCGACGCCCATTTGCGGGTGCAAGAAGCCCTGAAACGCATCGAAGCTACCCGTACCGCTGTGGAAGAAGCGCAGACTAATTTTAATATCAGCCGGGAAAGCTATGCGGCTGGAGTGGGTACCAATCTGGACGTTATGGACGCGGAAGTGGCGCTGCAGCAGGCGCAGACGAACTATATTCAAGCGTCCTACGACTTGCAGATTAGCCGTGCGCGCCTGGAAAAGGCCATCGGACCGCAAAAGTGA
- a CDS encoding efflux RND transporter permease subunit encodes MNQFNLTEWTLKHKQFIYFFIVLFFLAGVVSYKNLGRMEDPDFTVKQMVVTVAWPGATALQVEEQVTDKIERKLQDLPGLDYLKSYSMPGYSVIYVNVKETVPKAEIRNRWVEARHMVDDIKGTLPVGVMSPSFNDRFDEVYGVVYALTGDGYTYEELREKAEKVRRILLGVPSVKKVNLLGVQTEKIFIEIENAKMAQLGIDPALVTAAIQSQNAMAPAGMLETKADNVYLRVTGMFEKVEEIRSLPIQANGRTFRLGDIAKVTRAYADPSDPKFFYNGQPAIGISLAMESGGNILTLGESLETATKQIQKALPGGMELHQTVNQPQVVANSISDFTKSLMEAIVIVLIVGFVSLGSRSGIIVAVCIPLVIAIVFTCMKLLGIDLQRISLGALIIALGLLVDDAIITIETMVVKMEEGWSRFNAACFAYTSTAYPRLTGELVTCASFIPVGFATGSGSEYCVTLFYVVVIALVSSWVVAGTATPLLGYLFIRVKPKQGETDGEAVSVHDTPFYAWFKRLLNWCLRHRRTVLAATAGCFFGAIVLMGLVNHEFFPSSTRPELIVQLKLQEGASVDKTEEVAKQFAQQLEDHPLISYYTYHVGEGAPRFVLSFEPTFNKTNFAEFIIVAKDYKARNELREKLSKQLANEFPEVQQHLKVISNGPAADYPIMLRVIGEDPNKVRDIAQQMEPIMAQHPKVKNVNLNWNEKSKVMHLEVDQDKARSLGVSSQALATALQTQLSGAPLSEYRETDRTISMLFRFDALDRNDLSRMKNLSIHVGNGRYIPLDQIAKISSDAEEGLIYRRNLKPMIAVQAEILPGATGDSVAEEVFNQMADLRASLPLGYKIEYDGSKEDSLKAVRYIMETVPAMIIIIMILLMIQLQNIPKMILTLLTAPLGLIGVALGLFLTGSPMGFVVQLGILALAGIIMRNTIILMDQIDQQLAAGDSLWDAIINATVIRFRPILLTAAAAILGMIPLIPNMFWGPMAVAIASGLAGATILTLLVLPVMYATLYRAKPPVAEQAPEKAN; translated from the coding sequence ATGAACCAGTTCAATCTGACGGAATGGACGCTGAAGCATAAGCAGTTTATCTATTTTTTCATTGTTTTATTCTTTTTGGCGGGCGTTGTTTCGTATAAGAACCTTGGCCGTATGGAAGATCCGGATTTTACGGTTAAGCAGATGGTGGTGACCGTAGCCTGGCCGGGGGCGACAGCCTTGCAGGTGGAAGAGCAGGTTACCGATAAAATCGAGCGCAAGCTGCAGGATCTGCCTGGGTTGGATTATTTGAAAAGCTACTCTATGCCCGGCTACAGTGTTATTTATGTAAACGTAAAAGAAACGGTGCCTAAGGCGGAGATCCGCAATCGCTGGGTGGAAGCCAGGCACATGGTGGACGATATTAAGGGGACCCTTCCAGTTGGCGTGATGTCGCCCAGTTTTAATGACCGTTTTGACGAAGTGTACGGGGTTGTTTATGCGCTTACTGGGGACGGCTATACCTATGAAGAGCTCCGAGAAAAGGCGGAAAAAGTGCGCCGCATTCTTTTGGGCGTTCCTAGTGTTAAGAAGGTCAATCTTCTCGGCGTGCAGACTGAAAAAATTTTTATAGAAATCGAAAACGCCAAAATGGCGCAGCTCGGAATTGATCCTGCGCTTGTTACCGCCGCCATTCAAAGCCAAAATGCCATGGCGCCAGCGGGAATGCTGGAAACCAAGGCTGATAATGTGTATCTGCGTGTCACCGGTATGTTTGAAAAGGTGGAGGAGATTCGCAGCTTGCCTATTCAGGCGAATGGCCGGACCTTTCGCTTAGGGGATATTGCCAAGGTGACTCGCGCCTATGCCGACCCCAGCGATCCTAAGTTTTTCTATAACGGGCAGCCGGCAATAGGTATTTCCTTGGCCATGGAATCTGGGGGCAATATCCTTACTCTTGGCGAGTCTCTGGAGACGGCGACTAAGCAGATTCAAAAAGCGCTGCCAGGCGGTATGGAGCTGCACCAGACGGTAAACCAGCCGCAGGTGGTGGCCAACTCCATTAGCGATTTTACCAAATCGCTAATGGAAGCCATCGTGATTGTGCTTATCGTCGGTTTTGTCAGCTTGGGATCACGCTCCGGCATTATTGTCGCTGTGTGCATTCCCTTGGTTATCGCCATTGTCTTTACCTGCATGAAGCTGTTGGGCATTGATTTGCAGCGCATATCCTTAGGCGCATTGATTATTGCCTTAGGCCTGTTGGTGGACGACGCCATCATCACCATTGAAACGATGGTGGTCAAAATGGAGGAGGGCTGGAGCCGCTTTAACGCCGCCTGCTTTGCTTATACGTCGACAGCCTATCCCCGACTGACCGGAGAGCTTGTAACTTGCGCCAGCTTTATTCCTGTAGGTTTTGCCACAGGCAGCGGCTCAGAGTATTGCGTAACCCTTTTTTATGTTGTAGTGATTGCGCTTGTCTCTTCATGGGTTGTGGCCGGGACGGCGACGCCGCTATTGGGGTATTTGTTTATTCGTGTAAAGCCTAAGCAAGGAGAAACGGACGGCGAAGCCGTCAGTGTGCACGATACGCCCTTTTACGCCTGGTTTAAGAGGCTCCTCAACTGGTGCTTGCGCCACCGGCGGACGGTGTTGGCTGCTACGGCGGGCTGTTTCTTTGGGGCTATTGTCTTGATGGGGTTGGTGAATCACGAATTTTTCCCCTCGTCAACGCGTCCGGAGCTGATTGTGCAGTTGAAACTGCAAGAAGGCGCCAGCGTTGATAAAACCGAAGAAGTGGCAAAACAATTTGCACAGCAATTGGAGGATCATCCTCTTATTTCGTACTATACGTACCATGTGGGGGAAGGGGCGCCCCGTTTTGTTCTTAGCTTTGAGCCGACTTTTAATAAGACTAATTTTGCAGAGTTCATTATTGTCGCCAAAGACTATAAGGCGCGCAATGAGCTGCGAGAAAAGCTGAGCAAGCAGCTTGCCAATGAGTTTCCGGAAGTGCAGCAGCATCTTAAAGTGATCAGCAATGGTCCTGCGGCGGATTATCCGATTATGCTGCGGGTGATCGGGGAGGATCCTAATAAGGTGAGGGACATTGCGCAGCAGATGGAGCCTATTATGGCGCAGCATCCGAAGGTGAAAAATGTCAACTTGAACTGGAATGAAAAAAGCAAAGTGATGCATTTGGAAGTAGATCAGGATAAAGCAAGAAGTCTCGGCGTATCCTCCCAGGCCTTGGCGACGGCTTTGCAGACGCAGCTTTCCGGTGCGCCGTTGTCGGAATACCGGGAAACGGATCGCACCATCAGCATGCTTTTCCGCTTTGATGCTTTGGACCGTAATGACTTATCACGCATGAAAAATTTAAGCATTCATGTAGGCAATGGCCGTTATATTCCGCTGGATCAAATTGCTAAAATCTCTTCTGACGCGGAAGAAGGCTTGATTTATCGGCGTAATCTGAAGCCGATGATTGCGGTGCAGGCGGAAATTTTGCCTGGAGCTACCGGCGACAGCGTCGCCGAAGAAGTATTCAATCAGATGGCAGATTTGCGCGCGTCGTTGCCGCTAGGATACAAAATCGAGTATGACGGCTCGAAAGAAGACAGTCTCAAGGCGGTGCGTTACATCATGGAAACCGTGCCGGCTATGATTATTATCATTATGATTCTCTTGATGATTCAGCTGCAAAACATTCCTAAGATGATTCTGACGCTGTTAACGGCGCCTTTAGGTCTGATCGGCGTAGCGTTAGGACTGTTTTTGACAGGAAGCCCCATGGGCTTTGTAGTGCAACTGGGCATTTTGGCGCTGGCAGGCATTATTATGCGCAATACCATTATTTTGATGGACCAGATTGACCAACAACTGGCGGCTGGAGATTCTCTTTGGGACGCTATCATTAACGCTACGGTAATTCGGTTTCGTCCGATTCTTCTGACGGCAGCGGCGGCGATACTGGGCATGATTCCGCTGATCCCCAATATGTTCTGGGGACCGATGGCGGTGGCCATTGCTTCTGGCTTGGCGGGAGCTACGATATTGACTTTGCTGGTGCTGCCGGTCATGTATGCAACCTTGTATCGCGCGAAACCTCCGGTAGCGGAGCAGGCGCCGGAAAAAGCGAACTGA
- a CDS encoding efflux RND transporter periplasmic adaptor subunit yields the protein MQKYWSQMPKKRLYCGVAAVVLGVAAAGGIVWNLKSQPQVVEEELPTARTLVVGVKKEAQSYAYAGEVRGRYESKLAFQVNGKIVKRNVQLGSAVQAGDVLLQIDPKDVQQTVTSMNAQVASAQSQLRLAEKNMERYQRLCQSGAVSQMVYDQYVTAYDAALAAVQQAEAQQTQSGNQMEYTLLRADHSGVVSELTAEIGQVVSAGQPIVTVIQNGEREIEISVPENRLEELNQAGTLQVTFWALANRVIEGTVREVAPMADPVTRTFKVRVALNQTPPEVKLGMTASVTVGQGNSQPVLTVPLAAIYQNSSQPGLWVVQADGTLSLRMVKLGQYGSDSVQVVEGLQPGERIVAAGVHKFREGQRINLGGGTL from the coding sequence ATGCAAAAATACTGGTCCCAGATGCCGAAGAAAAGGTTGTATTGCGGGGTAGCCGCCGTGGTGCTCGGCGTGGCGGCAGCAGGAGGAATCGTCTGGAATCTCAAAAGCCAGCCCCAAGTGGTGGAAGAAGAGCTGCCTACGGCGAGAACGCTGGTGGTGGGCGTTAAAAAAGAAGCCCAAAGCTACGCGTATGCCGGCGAAGTGCGGGGGCGTTATGAAAGCAAGCTGGCCTTTCAAGTGAACGGTAAAATCGTGAAGCGCAACGTACAATTGGGAAGTGCCGTTCAAGCGGGAGATGTGCTTCTGCAGATTGATCCCAAGGATGTGCAGCAGACTGTAACCAGTATGAACGCACAAGTGGCGTCCGCCCAATCGCAGCTGCGTTTGGCGGAGAAAAACATGGAACGTTATCAGCGGCTGTGTCAAAGCGGTGCAGTCAGCCAAATGGTGTATGATCAGTATGTGACGGCCTATGACGCGGCGCTGGCTGCGGTGCAGCAAGCGGAGGCGCAGCAGACGCAGAGCGGCAATCAAATGGAGTATACGCTGCTTAGGGCCGATCATAGCGGCGTTGTTTCGGAGTTGACTGCAGAAATTGGTCAAGTGGTCAGTGCCGGGCAGCCGATTGTTACGGTGATCCAAAATGGAGAAAGGGAAATCGAAATCAGCGTGCCTGAAAACCGCCTAGAAGAACTAAATCAAGCAGGGACGCTTCAGGTTACGTTTTGGGCGCTTGCCAACCGGGTGATCGAAGGGACTGTGCGCGAAGTGGCGCCTATGGCGGATCCAGTAACGCGGACCTTTAAAGTGCGCGTCGCCTTGAATCAAACGCCGCCGGAGGTCAAGTTGGGCATGACGGCATCGGTAACGGTCGGTCAGGGAAACAGCCAGCCGGTGTTAACGGTGCCGCTGGCCGCTATTTACCAAAATAGCAGCCAGCCCGGACTTTGGGTGGTGCAAGCAGATGGAACTTTATCGTTGCGTATGGTAAAACTGGGGCAATACGGCAGCGATTCTGTGCAGGTAGTGGAAGGGCTGCAGCCGGGAGAACGCATTGTGGCGGCCGGGGTGCATAAATTCCGTGAAGGACAGCGTATCAATCTGGGCGGTGGAACATTATGA
- a CDS encoding methyl-accepting chemotaxis protein: protein MGWLNNLKVAQRLVLLILVFVVALVGVGGTGYFYLKKTSDAMDAMYREKMHAVELILENRIHMRRIEMSTFELMITTNDSENQKLLTMVREREAAFDKNVADFEKMPLTSQQKAEVEGLRAKLQAYRQVHKQVLTLAGQNKNEEAYRLFKSQAEPLGLSFNQVLVQLSEDVKKEATVMNEQGKKDFSQASLTFAMMLTAAILLGLALGWTITKRITSRLTATVVFLDHVAEGDFSQEVPASSMADRSEFGVLATSVDKMNRSIGALIRNLLNTAEQLAASSEELTASADQSAQASNQVAQSITEVAKGSDEQLRAADQTRDMVEQMSKGIDQMAQNTMVVSASAQKTASAAAEGEQSVGQAVAQMGIIETKTEATAQVIASLEERSKQIGQIVEVISTIAAQTNLLALNAAIEAARAGEAGRGFAVVADEVRKLAEQSQDAAKQITELIGEVQGRTNQAVLFMNEGRREVETGAKVVNSAGQSFADILRMVREISAEVHEISAATEELTSGTQQVVGAAQRISKESRQAAEQTETISAATEEQSASMEEIASASRHLANMAEGLQVAVQKFKI from the coding sequence ATGGGTTGGTTGAATAACTTGAAAGTAGCGCAACGATTGGTGTTGTTAATCCTCGTTTTTGTAGTAGCCTTAGTGGGAGTTGGGGGTACTGGGTATTTTTATCTCAAGAAAACAAGTGATGCTATGGATGCGATGTACCGCGAGAAGATGCATGCGGTGGAGTTGATTTTGGAGAATCGCATTCATATGCGGCGTATTGAGATGAGTACCTTTGAGCTTATGATCACTACTAATGATAGTGAAAATCAAAAATTGCTGACAATGGTGCGAGAGCGGGAAGCAGCATTTGATAAGAATGTGGCGGACTTTGAAAAAATGCCGTTGACAAGCCAGCAAAAAGCGGAGGTAGAGGGTCTTCGCGCTAAACTGCAAGCCTACCGACAGGTTCACAAGCAAGTGCTGACATTGGCGGGACAGAATAAAAATGAAGAAGCGTATCGGCTTTTTAAGAGCCAAGCTGAGCCATTGGGGCTTTCTTTTAACCAAGTGCTTGTGCAGTTGAGTGAGGATGTCAAAAAAGAAGCGACAGTGATGAATGAGCAAGGAAAAAAAGATTTTTCCCAAGCGTCTCTGACTTTCGCGATGATGCTGACAGCAGCGATTTTATTGGGCTTAGCGTTAGGCTGGACGATTACTAAACGGATTACCAGCCGCTTGACGGCGACAGTGGTGTTTTTGGATCATGTGGCGGAGGGCGATTTTTCGCAAGAAGTGCCAGCCTCCAGTATGGCTGACAGAAGTGAATTCGGAGTGTTGGCGACTTCCGTGGATAAGATGAATCGCAGCATCGGGGCGTTAATTCGCAATTTGCTTAACACCGCGGAGCAATTAGCTGCGTCTTCTGAGGAACTGACAGCCAGCGCGGATCAATCTGCGCAAGCGTCGAATCAAGTGGCGCAGTCCATTACGGAAGTGGCAAAAGGCTCGGATGAGCAACTGCGGGCGGCGGATCAGACAAGAGACATGGTAGAGCAAATGTCAAAAGGCATTGACCAAATGGCGCAAAATACGATGGTCGTGTCCGCATCGGCGCAAAAAACGGCGAGCGCTGCGGCGGAAGGCGAGCAGTCTGTGGGGCAGGCTGTCGCCCAAATGGGTATTATTGAAACAAAGACAGAAGCGACGGCACAGGTAATCGCTTCCTTAGAAGAACGATCCAAGCAAATCGGGCAGATTGTAGAAGTTATTTCTACGATTGCGGCGCAGACCAATCTGTTGGCGCTCAATGCAGCTATTGAAGCGGCTAGAGCTGGTGAGGCCGGTCGAGGCTTTGCCGTGGTCGCCGATGAGGTGCGCAAATTGGCGGAACAATCTCAAGACGCGGCCAAGCAGATTACGGAGTTAATTGGAGAAGTGCAAGGGCGGACCAATCAGGCGGTCTTGTTTATGAATGAAGGCCGAAGAGAAGTAGAAACAGGAGCGAAGGTGGTTAATTCCGCCGGACAAAGTTTTGCTGATATTTTGCGGATGGTACGGGAAATTTCTGCGGAAGTGCACGAAATTTCAGCGGCGACCGAAGAATTGACAAGCGGTACGCAACAGGTGGTTGGCGCGGCGCAACGCATCAGCAAAGAGAGCCGTCAGGCGGCGGAACAAACGGAAACCATCTCGGCGGCGACCGAAGAACAGTCGGCCTCGATGGAGGAAATTGCGTCCGCCAGCAGGCATTTGGCCAATATGGCGGAAGGCTTGCAGGTGGCGGTGCAGAAATTCAAAATTTAA